The segment GCGGATCGCAGCGGGGAAGAGTTCGGCGGAAGTGTTGAAGTTGAACGGACGCAGTGGACGCATGGTCAAAGACCTCGTGATCTTCTCTGGGGCTTTAAGCGCGTGGGGTTTGGGAGGGCGGAGGCCACAATCGGGTGGGCCCGCCGCACATGTCATTCTCGGTCTCTAATATAAGCCGATTTGACAAAATTGCGACCCCTGCGATGCGAGATGATGAATCCGCGCATGGCTGGTCCGCAGCAGCATAAATCATAATTATTTCAATATCTTATGTGGTTTACAGTTTGCCGAGAAGCAGCAGGACGAGCAGCACCACCAGAACGACGCCGCCGATCCCCATGCCGGAATGGCCCATGCCGTAGCCATAGCCGCCGATCCGGCCCGACCAGCCGCCCAGCAGATAGATGATCACCAGGATGATCAGGATGGTCCCGAGTGACATTTCATCCTCCCTGGCGGCCGCCGGAATGCGATGACCGGCCGCGCCGCCTGAGAAGAAAAGCACAACGGGCCGCCGGGTTCCATGCGGGA is part of the Bradyrhizobium commune genome and harbors:
- a CDS encoding DUF3309 family protein yields the protein MSLGTILIILVIIYLLGGWSGRIGGYGYGMGHSGMGIGGVVLVVLLVLLLLGKL